In Acinetobacter sp. TGL-Y2, a genomic segment contains:
- the tsaA gene encoding tRNA (N6-threonylcarbamoyladenosine(37)-N6)-methyltransferase TrmO — MIEVKMPIIGYMQSPYLEKFGIPRQPNLVQVESYVEMSEPYNDLLAFEGIEEFSHLWLIWQFHDNKNQSDSDKFRPQVRPPRLGGNQKIGVFATRSMYRPSPIGLSVVQFNKLEKVGKSLRVYVTGSDLLNGTPILDIKPYIQYSDAVQGAQSGYAQDEPEMKAVRWSFEAEQIKQDLLRQQKITQQHVAELEAVLSLDPRPAYQADAERIYGMNFAGIEVKFKVDEEGVEILNIV, encoded by the coding sequence ATGATTGAAGTGAAAATGCCCATTATTGGTTATATGCAATCTCCTTATTTGGAGAAATTTGGGATTCCTCGTCAGCCGAATTTGGTACAGGTGGAATCCTATGTTGAAATGTCGGAACCGTATAATGATTTATTGGCATTTGAAGGGATCGAAGAATTTAGTCATCTTTGGTTGATCTGGCAGTTTCATGACAATAAGAACCAATCAGACTCAGACAAATTTCGTCCGCAAGTGCGTCCACCTCGTTTGGGGGGTAATCAAAAAATCGGCGTGTTTGCCACACGGAGTATGTATCGACCTTCACCAATTGGATTGTCTGTGGTTCAATTCAATAAACTAGAAAAAGTCGGTAAATCGCTTCGAGTTTATGTGACGGGGAGTGATCTGTTAAATGGTACACCCATTTTAGATATTAAACCGTATATCCAGTATTCAGATGCGGTTCAAGGTGCTCAAAGTGGTTATGCTCAGGATGAGCCTGAGATGAAAGCTGTGCGATGGTCATTCGAGGCCGAACAGATTAAACAAGATCTACTTCGTCAGCAGAAAATAACCCAACAGCATGTGGCTGAGCTAGAAGCTGTGTTGTCTTTAGATCCAAGACCTGCATATCAAGCCGATGCAGAGCGAATTTACGGTATGAACTTTGCAGGAATTGAAGTTAAATTTAAGGTCGATGAAGAGGGCGTGGAAATCCTGAATATCGTTTAG
- a CDS encoding ferredoxin--NADP reductase, whose translation MAAFNVEKITHVHHWNDTLFSFKTTRDTALRFKNGQFVMIGLEVNGKPLMRAYSIASANYEEELEFFSIKVPDGPLTSILQKVKVGDELLVSKKPTGTLVLDDLNPGKNLYLLSSGTGLAPFLSTIRDPETYERFEKVIVVHGTRFISELAYQDLILNELPSHEFFEELGIKEKLIYYPTVTREEYPNRGRVTTAIETGEIFEKIGLPRFNPETDRAMLCGSPAFLKDVVALLDQHGLKESPKMGVLGDYVVERAFVEK comes from the coding sequence ATGGCTGCTTTCAACGTCGAAAAGATTACTCACGTTCACCACTGGAATGACACGTTATTCAGTTTTAAAACCACCCGAGACACGGCGTTACGTTTTAAAAATGGTCAATTTGTGATGATTGGCTTGGAAGTCAATGGTAAGCCTTTAATGCGCGCGTATTCAATCGCGAGTGCCAACTACGAGGAAGAGTTAGAGTTTTTCTCAATTAAAGTGCCTGATGGTCCTTTAACCTCTATTTTGCAAAAAGTAAAAGTAGGCGATGAACTTTTAGTCTCTAAAAAACCGACAGGTACTTTGGTTCTTGACGACCTAAACCCGGGTAAAAACTTATATCTTTTATCGTCAGGTACCGGTCTTGCCCCTTTCTTATCAACCATTCGTGATCCAGAGACCTATGAGCGCTTTGAGAAAGTGATTGTGGTTCATGGTACGCGCTTTATTTCTGAATTGGCTTATCAAGATTTGATTTTAAATGAGTTACCAAGCCATGAGTTTTTTGAAGAATTGGGCATCAAAGAAAAATTAATTTACTACCCAACTGTGACTCGTGAAGAATATCCAAACCGAGGGCGCGTAACCACAGCGATTGAAACTGGCGAAATTTTTGAGAAAATTGGCCTACCACGTTTTAATCCAGAAACAGATCGCGCAATGCTTTGTGGTAGTCCAGCCTTCTTAAAAGATGTCGTGGCGCTTCTAGATCAACATGGTTTAAAAGAATCTCCGAAAATGGGTGTTCTAGGTGACTATGTGGTTGAACGAGCATTCGTTGAAAAATAA